The genomic region AACGCTGCTGATGTTGGGCAGATTCTTTCAAATGATGTTTTTGATGTTATTATTTTCTGGGCATGTTTGGAGCATATGACACTTGATGAAAGAATAAACTCAATGAAAGCAACTTATAATATACTTCCATCAGGAGGGCTATGGTGTGTTATTGGAACACCCAATCGTTTGCATTTTTTCGATTCCCATACTTCTTTAATGCCTTTTTTCCATTGGTTATCAGATGAATTAGCTATGAAATATTTGCCATTTGTACCAAGACTCGAATATAGGGATCACCTAATTAATAATGAGAAAGACAAATTGTTACAGTTTCATCGCTGGGGAAGAGGAATAAGTTTTCATGATATTGAAGTAGCGTTAAAACCTTTAAACGAATTAAATATTATTAGTGGTTTAACCCTCTATTATAGAAAGAATAACTTTATATTTAATATCATGCACAGATTTTCTGCAAATGGAAAATATGAATCATTTTTTAAAAAGCTTTATCCAGAAATACATCCCTGTTTTTTTGAACCATATTTGAATTTAATCATCCGAAAGAATTAGTACAAACTAATATTCTACCTGCACAACCTTTTGGATTAGCTTTGACAAGTTTACATCAGTTAATAATACGACTTAATGGTGAATTTTTTCTCAGAAACTCGGGTTTTAGGCTCGTTATCAAAAATAAATCATCCAATAGAGGAAAATTGTAGACAACCTGCGTTGAGATATGTATGGTAATCATGGAATAATATAACAGAGAGTGAGTTTTTCATGAATGACCATATCAAACTGCAACAACAGCATCTAATCAATTTAATCCCTGAAATGAAACTATTTTTAACCAAAACCTGGGCAGAATTAAAAGGAAAAGAAAGAAGACAATTTATGGCACATGTTGTCTCTCTTATGGGGAAAGGAGGGCAACGAAGGGCGCAAAAAGAACTTGGTTGGGATCGCGGCACTATCCGAAAAGGCTTGAAAGAGCTAAAAACAGGGATCATCTGTGTTGATAATTTTTCGGGAAGAGGACGCAAACCTTCAGAATCCAAGTTTCCTTCGGTACTCGAAGATATTAAAAGCATTATAGAGCCAATTTGCCAGACAGATCCGACATTCAGATCTATTCAGTTGTATTCACCAATAACGGCTAAAGAAGTTCACAATCGTTTGGTCGAATTCAAGGGGTATTCAACCGATGATATTCCCTCTGTAATTACGATCAACAGAGAGCTTTGCATGATTAGGATCTTCTCCGGTTTTAGCATTTTGGGGAAATTTTTTCATACTTTGGGTGCTATTGGAGGCGGTCGAGCTATCAAATTTGTGGCCAGCCCGATGCTTGCCAGTTCAATTTCACCTCCGTTTGAGGCTGTTTTTC from Bacteroidota bacterium harbors:
- a CDS encoding class I SAM-dependent methyltransferase, whose protein sequence is MLVDKILRKIKKLKISKKIYFYFCVPARIKANFISVSNFELEYKKRWAEHNELPKGNDCFSAVSNEQNAKLSQRLEDNRKVISWLDSNKRLKNRKVLEIGCGNGTSTIALAEQGAIVTAIDVDEKLLLDAKIRCEIYGLNVKFYLMNAADVGQILSNDVFDVIIFWACLEHMTLDERINSMKATYNILPSGGLWCVIGTPNRLHFFDSHTSLMPFFHWLSDELAMKYLPFVPRLEYRDHLINNEKDKLLQFHRWGRGISFHDIEVALKPLNELNIISGLTLYYRKNNFIFNIMHRFSANGKYESFFKKLYPEIHPCFFEPYLNLIIRKN